In Pseudobdellovibrionaceae bacterium, the sequence GCGCCCCGTGGTTTACCGCGGGTTCGAGGGCGAAAAAGACGCGAAATATCGGCAGCTTCACGCGATCCGTATCGAAGGCGGGGACGTCCATTTCGAGTTCCCCGAGCCGAAACGCGCGCGCATCGTGAAGGTCGTCCCTCAATATACCAAGACTGAATAATGTATTTTCATTGATCCCCGAGGCCCGCCCTTGCTAAGCGGTGAGGCAACCAAACACTGGGGGGATGAGATGCGCCAGGTACCCGTACTGAGTCTGAAGGCCTTCACGGACGGAGCGGACAACGAACGCCGCCGTTTCATCGAACAACTCTATTCCGGCATCAAAGATTACGGCTTCATCATCCTGAAAGATCACGACGTTTCGTCGAGCTTGCTTCGCCAAGGCTACGATATTCTGGAGCGTTTCTACGCGCAGCCGACCGAAATCAAAAAGAAGTACGCGGGCGTCCACGGTGGACAGCGCGGCTACACTCCGTTCGGCACCGAACACGCGAAAAATGCGGCGGTCATGGACTTGAAAGAGTTCTGGCACGTCGGTCGTGAAGTTCCCGAAGGTCACAATTTGGCGAAGTACTATCCGAACAACGTTTGGCCCTCGGAGATTCCCGAGTTCCGTCCGACCTTCGAGCAGCTTTACTTCAAGCTCGAAGAAGCGGGCAAAGCGCTCCTGCAAGCGCTGACCTTGCCGCTCGACGTGCCCCAACACTACTTCGACAACATGGTGTCGGAGGGGAACTCGATCCTGCGTCTGCTGCACTATCCGCCGATCCCCGCGGGCACCGATCCGCGCTGCCTGCGCGCGGCTCCGCATGAAGACATCAATCTGATCACGATCTTGCCCGCCGCGACCGCGACGGGACTGCAACTGAAAGATCGCGATGGCACTTGGCTGGACGTTGACGCCGAGCCCGACACGCTGATCGTCGATGCGGGCGACATGCTCGCGCGGATCACGAATGAAGTCATTCCTTCGACCACGCACCAAGTGATCAACTCGCCGGAAGCCGGTCAGAAGAGCCGCTATTCGATGCCCTTCTTCATGCACCCGAATCCCGAGGCGATTTTGAGCTGCATCCCGAGCTGCCGGGGCGCGGGCGCGAAGTATCCCGATATCTCGTCGCATGATTTCCTCATGCAACGTCTGCGCGAAATCGGGCTTTTGAAGTAGTCACCACTGCGTCGGGCGCGGAGTTCCGGATCTCGGAGGGGGAACGGGTTCCGCGCTCGATGATTCAATCGAGCGGCGGGGGATTGTCGATCATCTCTTGGTAGTCCGCTCCGTAGCGGCCGTTCGGCACCAACATCGTCGCCAACCGCCAATTCGAAGTCGCCAGAATGAAACGTCCGTGGCCCACGCCCGGTGCGTAGGACCAAGTCGTGTTCACCGAGGCCGCATCGGGCCAGTAGTCCGCGCCGACATTCACGAGATAGCGTGCCGAGGCGCGATCATCGGCTCCGCTCGGATCGTCCAAGATCAAGCGGGTCTCCATCGAGACGAAGACCGCGCGGATATCTTGGGGTACGATCGTATTGTGCGTGCCGTAGCCGTGACCAAAATCCGGATAGGCCGGTTTGAAAGAAACGCCCGAGGATTCGTTCCTCATACCCATATTAGAAACGTGCGCGAACGGATAGGTCCACGTGTCGGTCCAGGGGAGGGCATCGTTTCGCAACTGGCTCCATGTCCGTGTTGACTGCGAAAGTACGAAGAGCTTCAGGTTGCGATACTGCACTCGCGTATTGGTGGCGGTGTTGCCGTCGGCCTCGAACACTTGCATCCACGTATTCAAGATGTAGCACCAATCGGGTTTCGTATGCGGGAACCACGAAGGAATGTCGTCCTTGGCGGGGGACTGCATGATCGGTCCCGGTCCCCTTTGCCAATCGAATCGGATGTCGGGAATCGCGGCCTCGTGAGATGTCGCTTGTTGGCTCGTCACGATCGCTTGCATCTTGGCGGTCACTGCGGGGTCGATTGGAGTCGGTGAGGCCGCGGGAGTGGGTGTCGGAAGCGACGACTCGATATCGACATCCGTAAAGCCGTCCGCGGGCATTTTGCAGTTGATGAAGTTCGTCGCGACCAAAAACATGAACGCGCTCGTTGCCAGCAACTGTTGAATTCTATGTGAATCTGAACGTCCCACAGTCTCTTGTCGGTCCATCAGTCTAAAGGCTAGAGGAGGATAAAAAGGACTTCTGCGATTCGATCTTGAATCCTGGATTTCGTATCGGAAAATGGAGTTCTTTGCGGAGGGAGTTCATGAAAGCCGGCCTTTTTTTTCTCATTTTGATTTGTGCGGTTTTTGAGACATCCTGGACTCTCGCGGCGTGCACCTCCCCCACTGCGGCTGAAGGTGTCCGAAACTATTTTTCGGACGACAAGAAATACAAGCTGTGCGCGCGCGATGTCTGGAACGATTTCGTCACGACGGGGACTCTCACCTCCTGCTCCAAAGAGGCCGAGATTGAATATGATCCGGCGCAGACGGCATTCAAATACTGTAATGGTTCGAATTGGGTGAGGATCCTTGACGTCGATGCCGGCTTGGGGAGCGCATGTTCGGTGCAAGGGCGGCAAGAGTACAACGCAACGACCAAAGAGCTTCTTTATTGTGACGGCACCAACTGGCGAACCATGGCTTCGGCTTTCTGTCCGACGGGTTATATCCGGGTTCCGGGAGATGTCACGTTCGGGACTTCGAATTTCTGTGTGGCCAAATATGAAATGAAAAACGTGAGCGGAGTCGCTACCTCCGTTCCCGCTGGAACCCCTTGGGGCAGTATCACGCGCAATGGTGCGCGGACCCAGTGCGCGAACTTGGGCACGGGTTACCGGCTGATCTCCAATGCGGAGTGGATGACCATCGCTCGCAACATCGAGCTCGATGCGCGCAACTGGTCGGGTGGCAGCGTAGGCAGCGGAGCCGTGAATCGTGGCAATACGGAAAACGGCGGTTTGCAAGCGGCTTCCGCGAACGACAATCAATCCTGCCTTGGTACGGGCCAAACCTGCGATCTGTCGACGTGGAACCGTTTGCGACGAACGCATTGGCTATCGAATAACCGGGTGATTTGGGATTTGTCGGGCAATATCCGCGAAATGATTTATGATGATTTCTCGAGTTTGGGGACCTCGCCGACCTTCGTTTCCGGGGTGGATGTTTGGGTCGAGCATAGTACCTTGTCGGCGACGAATCGTACGCTTCTTTCGCCCTCGTCGAGTTCACGAAATGCCGCTGAGGGCATGGGACGTGCGCAAGGACAAAGTGCCAGCGCCGTTCTGGTCGAGCGCGGAGGCGCGCAAAATTTCTGGGACTCCGCCGGGATCTACACGGTCTTGATCTCAGGTGATGCCACGGGATCGAATTTCTATCTTATCGGATTCAGGTGTACCTATACTCCCTAGTACAGCATGAGCTTCGCGGTCTCGAGGAGCGCGTAGTCCAACCAGCGATTCGAGCCGATGGGCGTGTAGTCGTTGTGGATGTAACCCATGTGGCCGCCGACCTGCTCCATGTGCAGATGCACGTCTTTGGACAAATCGGTCTTCAAGAAGTCGCTGCCGTCGATGAACGGATCGTCCGCGCTGGTCAGAATGATCGTCTGGCGATCGATCTTGGTCAGATGACTGCGCGAGCTGCAATTCGTGTAATACTCCATCGCGCTTTTGAAGCCGCCCACGGGGGCCGTGAAGTAGTTGTCGAATGCGCCGATGGAGTTGAACCAGCTCATGGAGGGCGGCGCTTTCATCAAGCCGTCGCGATCCATGTCGCGAATCAAGACTTGCAGGTACGACATGAAGTAGACCGCGTAGGCCTTGTTCGACCACGCGTCGAACCACTCGGTGGTTTTTTGCAGATTGATCGGTGGATTCACCGCGATCGCGTAATCGGGAAGATCCAGGGGATGTTTCGCTTCCGCCTGGGCGAATTCGTCGAGCGTGAAGACGTTCAGACCCGGCAGCACGCGGCTCATCAGCAAAAGCAGCGCGTTCGCGCTCATGGAGAAACCGATCGCCATGATTTTTTTGCCGGGGAATTCGGTGCGCAGACGTTTGATCACGGCGCCCAAGTCGCCGGACTTCCCGCTGTGGTAAGGCTCGCGCGCCAGTCCCTTGCCTTCGCCGCAGTTACGGTGGTTCATCAGACAGACGGAGTATTTTTCGCGCAAAAATTCGTGCGCCACGCGCTGCATGTACTTCGATTGCGCCGAGCCCGCCAGGCCGTGGAATAAAACGACGACGCAGTCCGAATCTTGATCGTAGAGGCGACAAACGACGCGGTCGCCGTCGGGCAGTCCGACTTCCAGGCGACGGCCCGGCTGACGAATGCTGGGTGACCACAACATCTCCCCCAGGATCGTCTGCGAGTGACGATCCGGAGCCCACAGCGGCGGCTCACATGGCAATAGGGGAAGGACTTTGTTCATCGTAAATCCACTTGAATGGTTGAACACCCAGGGCTCTCCCTTTAGATTTGCCATAGGACCTCATTTCTTTCAATGCGGACCGCGTTCAGCCCATGGGCTGGTAAGGATTTCGTAAGTGTCGGACGCCTCCTCCCCATCCCTTTCTCGTGAGCCGAAACCCTGGAAAAAAGGGCTCATCGCCGTGGCGTTGATCGTCGTGGTCTTGGGGGTGTTTTTGCTGGTCCGGCCCTCGGGGAACGAATCCGTCCCGTCGCCGACCGCAGGCGATATCGCCGCGAGCGGCCCCACGGGCGCGCCGATCAAAGAGTCCTCGTCCGTCGGAGCGATGCTGGGCGCCCTCGAGGCGAAGCCGATGACTCCCGGCGAAGGTATCCCCACGGACATTCTGGAAGAGATGCAGCGCTGTTTGCGCGCGCCGGAGCTTTCGGCCGAGGGCTTGGGTGAACCTAAGGAGGCCTCGGCGACGCCGGACCCCGTGCGGGTTTTACGGACCGAGGAAGCCCTCGTCGAGATCGAAAAGGATCTTGGCCCCGCGATGATGCAAGGGGATCTCTGGACGGATTGGATCGTGCGTCTGCCGGAAGGCATGGACCGTAAGGTTCATCTGGAAAACATCGAAGACGAGGGAGGGCGGATTCGGCAGAACCTTTCGCTTTTCCAAATCGATCAAAGCGGTAAGGCGATGCGGATTCCGCTGACCGAAGCCGAAGAACTCAATCCCGATATGGTGATGATTTCGAATCTACTGAACGAGGGCGAGATCCATCGCAAAGAAACGTCACGCTACTATCAGTTCGCCGGCGGGGAGCGTTTGGAGCTGATCGAGCTCGACGGTCAACCGACCGAGCTCGAAATCGTTCGCGGCGAAATCTTTTTCCGCTGCGACAAGATGGAAGGCACCGAGAACTGCACCTGCATCCGTTAGGATTGCAGGCGGGTCAGCGATTCCCGTAGGGTGACGACCTGATTGCGGGCGTCTTCCAAAAGTTTGCGGTCGGCTTCGACGACCTCTTCGGCCGCGTTCTTCACGAAGTTTTCGTTGTTCAAACGTCCCGAAAGCATCGCGATGTCTTTGTTCGCCTTCTCGATGGTCTTTTCGATACGTTTGATCTCTTCCTCGATGTTCACGAGGCCTTCCAGCGGGATGATGACTTTCACGGTCGACTGTTCGCTTTGGCAGAGTGCCACCGCGCACTTCGACAGCGAGCCTTCGGCGCCGATGTCGAGAGTTTCCAGACGGGCCATGGCCATGATCGAACCCTTGTGCGCGCCCAGAACTTTCTGTGCGAAATCGTCCGACGGTGCCATGCGCACGTTGATCTTCACGGCGGGCGAGATCCGATTTTCCCCACGGATGTTACGGATCGCCGAGACGACGTCCTTGATCAAATCCACTTCGCGTGCGGCCGCATCCGAACCGAGCGCGAGCAGATCGCGATCGTTGCGTGCGGTCGGGTACTGGTCGACGATGCAAGCTTCGCCTTTCAGCGGGAGCTTTTGGTAAAGCTCTTCGGTGATGAAGGGTGCCAGCGGGTGCAGAAGGCGCATGATCCGGTTGAGGACCAAAGCCATGACCGTTTGGGTCGCCTGCTTTTCCGCGGGCGATCCCGAGGCGTAGATGGGCTTACAGAACTCGATGTACCAGTCGCAGAAGTCGTACCACACGAAGCTGTAGAGCGCCGAGGCCGCGTCCGAGAAGCGGGTTTGCTCCAGTGCTTCGTCGACGGCTTTCATGGTTGTGCCGAGCTTCGTGAGGATCCACTGATCGTAAGGCGAAAGATTCGCTTTTTGCGGCAACATCTTCGCGCCCTCGGGGCCGGGCTGGAAGTCCTGCAGCGAGCCGAGCGCGAAACGGGTCGCGTTCCAGATCTTGTTCATGAAGTTGCGGTAGCCTTCGGTCCGCTGTTCGCTGAACTTGAAGTCCTTTCCGCCGTGCATGTGCGCCAGGAACGAGAAGCGGAGGGCGTCCGCGCCGTACTTTTCGATCAGCTCCACGGGATCGACCGAGTTGCCGGTCGACTTGGACATCTTGCGGCCCTGGGCATCGCGGACGATGCCGTGCAGGTAGACGTGACGGAAGGGGACGTCGCGACGGAACTCGAGTCCCATCATCACCATACGCGCCACCCAGAAGAACAGGATGTCGTGTCCGGTGATCAGGAAGTTCGTCGGGTAGAAGGTTTTGAGCGCTTCGGTCTCTTCCGGCCAACCCATCGTCGAGAACGGCCAAAGCGCCGAGCTGAACCAGGTGTCGAGGACGTCTTCATCCTGCGCGATCGTGGGTTTACCGCACTTTTCGCAGGAGTGCGGATCTTCTTCGGCGACGGTGATGTGTTCACACGAGGTACAGAACCACGCGGGAATACGGTGACCCCACCACAGCTGGCGCGAGATGCACCAGTCCTCGATGATCGACATCCAGTGCAGGTAAACCTTCGTCCAATTTTCGGGTTCGATTTTGATCGTGCCGGATTCGACCACGCGCTGGGCGGGGACGGCGAGGTGTTCGGTCTTCACGAACCACTGCTCCGACAAGAAGGGCTCCACGACCGCGCCCGAGCGCGAGCAGTGACCCACGTTCAGCGAGTGCGGCTCTTCTTTTTCGAAGAGTTCCTTGGCCTTCAGGTCTTCCAGAACTTTTTTGCGCGCTTCCACCACCGAGAGACCTTGGTAGGGACCCGCGTTTTCGTTCAGCAGCGTCTGTTTGGTCAGGATGTTGATGAACGGCAGCTTGTGCGTCTTCCCGATCTTGTAGTCGTTGAAGTCGTGCGCGGGCGTGATCTTCACGACGCCCGAGCCGAACGCGGGATCAACGTAGGTGTCCGCGATGATCGGGATCTTGCGGTTCAAGAGCGGCAGGATCACGTTTTTACCGATGAGGTGTTTGTAACGTTCGTCATCGGGATGCACGCAGACGGCGGTATCGCCGAGGAGCGTTTCCGGACGCGTGGTCGCGATGATCAGCTGTGCCGATCCGTCTTCAAGCGGATAGCGGATGTGCCACATCGAGCCTTTGACGGTCTTGTGTTCGACTTCGAGATCCGAGATCGCGGTCTCGAGCGGTCCCGACCAGTTCACAAGGCGCTGACCGCGATAGATCCAGCCTTTTTTGTAAAGCGAAACGAAGGTTTTACGGACGGCTTTGGAAACGCCGGGGTCCAGCGTGAAGACCGCGCGGTCCCAGTCGCAAGAATCGCCGAGCTGGCGCATTTGATTGTAAATGCGGTTGCCGTACTGATTCTTCCAAGCCCAGACGCGCTCGACGAATTTTTCGCGGCCCAGGCCGTGACGGGTGAGACCTTCTTTTTTGAGTTCCTTTTCGACCACCGACTGGGTCGCGATGCCCGCGTGATCCGTTCCCGGCAACCACATGGCATTGAAGCCGCTCATACGTTTCCAGCGGATCAAACAATCCTGGATGGTATGATCGAGCGCGTGCCCCAAGTGCAGAAAGCCGGTGACGTTCGGCGGGGGCAGGATGATCGAGAACGGAGGCTTGGTGCTTTGATCTTGAGCTTTGAAGTAGCCGCTCTTTTCCCACCAGCCGTAGATACGTGCTTCCACATCGGTGGGATTATAGCGATCGGACAGAGCTTGCGCGGACTTTTCATTCGACGACATGGAAACCCTCAGTTTCCGTCATTTGTAGTCGAATTGTCCTCCATTTGCATCTCTGTTTTGTTCAGCTCGTCTTGGATATTGATCGTCTTTTCACGAGGGCGGCGCGGCGCCCGGCGCGTCGGCGCGGGGCTCTCTTCCGGAGCCATGATCTGCGTCTGCGGCGTCACGGATTTGGGCGCTTGGTTCTGGAACGGACGTTGGTCGACGCCATCGCGGACGTTTTCTTCAAACGTGCTCGGATTCTCGTAGTTGGGAGTATAGGGCGACGACTTCCTGCGCAAACCCGAATAATCCCAGCGGTAGATCATTCCGCCTTGGAAAATGGCATCCCGTGCGACGTTGGAGCCGCTCCAATCCATTCCGCCACCGAAGTGGAACGAAAATTCCGGGGTCGCGTTCACGCGCAACCACAGGTTCGACTCCATCGAGGAGGGGTTGAAGGCGGCGTAGCGTTTCGCGCAGCCGTTGACGGGGCAGAAGTAGGTCGCGTCGATGGCGGTTTCGCGGTCGGTGTCTTTGTCGTAGTTCAGGCTTTGGTAACCGCGGGCGTCGACGCCGATATTCCAGCGGCCGTTTTGACCGAACGAGAACTCGAACAGCGCGCCGTACGGCAAAAGCGTCGAGCGTCCGCCGTCGCGGTAAGTGACGCCGGCGAAACCGCCGAAACGGTAGCTGCGGCGTTCGACGCGCAGGACGATGCGGCC encodes:
- a CDS encoding isopenicillin N synthase family oxygenase, giving the protein MRQVPVLSLKAFTDGADNERRRFIEQLYSGIKDYGFIILKDHDVSSSLLRQGYDILERFYAQPTEIKKKYAGVHGGQRGYTPFGTEHAKNAAVMDLKEFWHVGREVPEGHNLAKYYPNNVWPSEIPEFRPTFEQLYFKLEEAGKALLQALTLPLDVPQHYFDNMVSEGNSILRLLHYPPIPAGTDPRCLRAAPHEDINLITILPAATATGLQLKDRDGTWLDVDAEPDTLIVDAGDMLARITNEVIPSTTHQVINSPEAGQKSRYSMPFFMHPNPEAILSCIPSCRGAGAKYPDISSHDFLMQRLREIGLLK
- a CDS encoding SUMF1/EgtB/PvdO family nonheme iron enzyme; translation: MKAGLFFLILICAVFETSWTLAACTSPTAAEGVRNYFSDDKKYKLCARDVWNDFVTTGTLTSCSKEAEIEYDPAQTAFKYCNGSNWVRILDVDAGLGSACSVQGRQEYNATTKELLYCDGTNWRTMASAFCPTGYIRVPGDVTFGTSNFCVAKYEMKNVSGVATSVPAGTPWGSITRNGARTQCANLGTGYRLISNAEWMTIARNIELDARNWSGGSVGSGAVNRGNTENGGLQAASANDNQSCLGTGQTCDLSTWNRLRRTHWLSNNRVIWDLSGNIREMIYDDFSSLGTSPTFVSGVDVWVEHSTLSATNRTLLSPSSSSRNAAEGMGRAQGQSASAVLVERGGAQNFWDSAGIYTVLISGDATGSNFYLIGFRCTYTP
- a CDS encoding alpha/beta fold hydrolase yields the protein MNKVLPLLPCEPPLWAPDRHSQTILGEMLWSPSIRQPGRRLEVGLPDGDRVVCRLYDQDSDCVVVLFHGLAGSAQSKYMQRVAHEFLREKYSVCLMNHRNCGEGKGLAREPYHSGKSGDLGAVIKRLRTEFPGKKIMAIGFSMSANALLLLMSRVLPGLNVFTLDEFAQAEAKHPLDLPDYAIAVNPPINLQKTTEWFDAWSNKAYAVYFMSYLQVLIRDMDRDGLMKAPPSMSWFNSIGAFDNYFTAPVGGFKSAMEYYTNCSSRSHLTKIDRQTIILTSADDPFIDGSDFLKTDLSKDVHLHMEQVGGHMGYIHNDYTPIGSNRWLDYALLETAKLMLY
- a CDS encoding valine--tRNA ligase codes for the protein MSSNEKSAQALSDRYNPTDVEARIYGWWEKSGYFKAQDQSTKPPFSIILPPPNVTGFLHLGHALDHTIQDCLIRWKRMSGFNAMWLPGTDHAGIATQSVVEKELKKEGLTRHGLGREKFVERVWAWKNQYGNRIYNQMRQLGDSCDWDRAVFTLDPGVSKAVRKTFVSLYKKGWIYRGQRLVNWSGPLETAISDLEVEHKTVKGSMWHIRYPLEDGSAQLIIATTRPETLLGDTAVCVHPDDERYKHLIGKNVILPLLNRKIPIIADTYVDPAFGSGVVKITPAHDFNDYKIGKTHKLPFINILTKQTLLNENAGPYQGLSVVEARKKVLEDLKAKELFEKEEPHSLNVGHCSRSGAVVEPFLSEQWFVKTEHLAVPAQRVVESGTIKIEPENWTKVYLHWMSIIEDWCISRQLWWGHRIPAWFCTSCEHITVAEEDPHSCEKCGKPTIAQDEDVLDTWFSSALWPFSTMGWPEETEALKTFYPTNFLITGHDILFFWVARMVMMGLEFRRDVPFRHVYLHGIVRDAQGRKMSKSTGNSVDPVELIEKYGADALRFSFLAHMHGGKDFKFSEQRTEGYRNFMNKIWNATRFALGSLQDFQPGPEGAKMLPQKANLSPYDQWILTKLGTTMKAVDEALEQTRFSDAASALYSFVWYDFCDWYIEFCKPIYASGSPAEKQATQTVMALVLNRIMRLLHPLAPFITEELYQKLPLKGEACIVDQYPTARNDRDLLALGSDAAAREVDLIKDVVSAIRNIRGENRISPAVKINVRMAPSDDFAQKVLGAHKGSIMAMARLETLDIGAEGSLSKCAVALCQSEQSTVKVIIPLEGLVNIEEEIKRIEKTIEKANKDIAMLSGRLNNENFVKNAAEEVVEADRKLLEDARNQVVTLRESLTRLQS